The DNA sequence GCGTTCGCATTGTTCGCATGCAGCTTGCGTAATCGCGCGCCAGTGGATTAAGCGCTTTTGCGCACGCTCAGCATCACTACTGCGGTTCAGTTTGATCACGGAGCGTTCGCATTGCAGGGGCACGATTCGAGTGGCACCAGTTTCAACCGCTTTCTCGATGACCCAATCCATCTTATCGCCGCCAGCCAGCCCTTGGGCCAAAGTAATGCCATAGGGCGGCTCGCTTTGGGTGTCTTTCTTTACGGCAGCGATTGTTAATTCACCGGCTTTATTGCCCATTCGGGTGAGGGTGGCGGAGGCGATTTGCCCTTGCCCATCAAAAATGGGAATGACTTCGCCCTCGCTAATGCGCCTAACCCGCAGGTGGTGCAGCAACTCCGCAGGAATTGGGTGGGGTTTTTGGGTTTCCCAGGGAGGAGGAAGATAAAATTGAGGCATTACCGCAATATAGCCAATTTAATTCCTTCGAGACCACTTTTACGATGTCAAATTTACAAACCCGCATGGCCAATGCCATTCGTGCACTTTCGATGGACGCTGTTCAACAAGCCAATTCTGGGCACCCGGGTATGCCGATGGGCATGGCCGATATTGCAGTAGCGCTATGGGATCAGCATTTGCAACACAACCCAGCCGATCCGCATTGGATCAATCGCGATCGCTTTGTGCTCTCCAATGGCCACGGCTCGATGTTGCTCTATGCGTTATTGCATCTCACCGGCTATGACTTGCCGATGAGCGAGCTAAAAAATTTCCGTCAGTTACACAGCAAGACCCCAGGCCATCCAGAATATGGCATTACGCCGGGCGTCGAGACGACCACTGGCCCCTTAGGTCAAGGCATCTCCAATGCCGTTGGCATGGCGCTAGCTGAAAAATTACTCGCCGAAGAATTTAATCGTCCTGGTTTTAATGTCGTTGATCACTACACCTACGCTTTCTTGGGCGATGGGTGTTTGATGGAGGGCATTAGCCATGAGGTGTGTTCTTTGGCCGGCACACTCAAGCTCAATAAACTCATCGCACTGTGGGATGACAACGGCATCTCGATTGATGGCAAGGTTGTGGCGTGGTTTAACGAAGATACGCCTAAGCGTTTTGAGGCCTATGGCTGGAATGTAATTCGCGGGGTTGATGGTCACAATGCTGGCGCGGTTGCGAATGCAATTGCCAGAGCAAAGCAAAGCGATAAGCCTACCTTGATTTGTTGTAAGACGGCCATTGGTCAAGGCTCGCCCAATATGGCGGGTAGCGATAAAGTGCACGG is a window from the Polynucleobacter difficilis genome containing:
- a CDS encoding 16S rRNA (uracil(1498)-N(3))-methyltransferase, producing the protein MPQFYLPPPWETQKPHPIPAELLHHLRVRRISEGEVIPIFDGQGQIASATLTRMGNKAGELTIAAVKKDTQSEPPYGITLAQGLAGGDKMDWVIEKAVETGATRIVPLQCERSVIKLNRSSDAERAQKRLIHWRAITQAACEQCERTVLPFVEPVQAIEGYLAKASDADVKDALKLLFNTGDHPSLATILAPLPAQDVILLIGPEGGFTPVEIELAMKAGFQAVSLGKRILRTETAGIAAISTIHAIWDH